One genomic segment of Bremerella sp. JC817 includes these proteins:
- a CDS encoding diphosphate--fructose-6-phosphate 1-phosphotransferase: MSTKKNLIVAQSGGPSPVINNTLRGLVEAALQTDNIGTVYGAHHGIEGVLKEELINLTNQPAEEISLLRYTPAAGSIGTCRYKLKDWQNEDFDRCIEVFKAHNIGYFVYIGGNDSMDTANKIAKMAQDRGLDLVGIGGPKTIDNDVGDSEFKLIDHTPGYASTAKYWMHMIQYANEENRGSCPADPVLVMQAMGRKIGYIPAAARLADPKREMPLQIYMAESPCSLEELHENVNKQLREDGRCIVVLSEGFDVGDIGARKDSFGHTSFSASSITVAQIVTNYLNENGLAVKGAARCNVSGTDQRHAMAYASSVDLDEAYHAGEMAAVLASTGQSGYMSTILRNEGDVYSVRYDKAPLSEVANSERTFPKEWITANGYDVTDEFVKYAKPLLGEGMVSLPMIDGRQRMTRLEPMFAEQKLPAYVPQADRQEAPKK, translated from the coding sequence ATGAGCACCAAGAAGAACTTGATTGTTGCCCAAAGCGGTGGCCCCAGTCCGGTAATTAACAACACACTTCGCGGCCTGGTCGAAGCGGCCCTGCAGACCGACAACATCGGTACGGTGTACGGTGCTCATCACGGGATTGAAGGGGTTCTGAAAGAAGAACTGATCAATCTGACCAATCAGCCTGCCGAAGAGATCTCGCTGCTGCGATACACGCCAGCCGCCGGTTCGATCGGTACCTGTCGCTATAAGCTTAAGGACTGGCAGAACGAAGACTTCGATCGCTGCATTGAAGTGTTCAAGGCCCACAACATTGGGTACTTCGTCTACATCGGCGGCAACGACTCGATGGACACCGCCAATAAGATCGCCAAGATGGCCCAGGATCGTGGCCTCGATCTGGTCGGCATCGGTGGTCCCAAGACGATCGACAACGACGTCGGCGACAGCGAATTCAAGCTGATCGACCATACGCCTGGTTATGCTTCGACCGCCAAGTACTGGATGCACATGATTCAGTACGCCAACGAAGAAAACCGCGGTAGCTGCCCAGCCGACCCGGTTCTGGTCATGCAGGCCATGGGCCGCAAGATCGGCTACATTCCGGCTGCTGCCCGTCTGGCCGACCCGAAGCGTGAAATGCCGCTTCAGATCTACATGGCCGAATCGCCTTGCTCGCTGGAAGAGCTGCACGAAAACGTCAACAAGCAGCTTCGCGAAGATGGCCGCTGCATCGTGGTTCTCAGCGAAGGCTTCGACGTCGGCGATATTGGTGCCCGTAAAGACTCGTTCGGTCATACCAGCTTCAGCGCCAGTAGCATCACCGTGGCTCAGATCGTCACGAACTACCTCAACGAAAACGGTCTCGCCGTGAAGGGTGCGGCTCGCTGCAATGTGAGTGGTACCGATCAGCGTCACGCGATGGCCTACGCCTCGTCGGTTGACTTGGACGAAGCTTACCACGCCGGCGAGATGGCCGCTGTCTTGGCCTCGACCGGTCAGTCGGGCTACATGTCGACCATCCTTCGTAACGAAGGGGACGTCTACAGCGTTCGCTACGACAAGGCTCCATTGTCGGAAGTCGCCAACAGCGAACGTACCTTCCCGAAAGAATGGATTACGGCCAATGGCTACGACGTTACCGACGAGTTTGTAAAGTACGCCAAACCGCTGCTGGGCGAAGGTATGGTCAGCTTGCCGATGATCGACGGTCGTCAGCGGATGACCCGCTTGGAGCCAATGTTCGCCGAGCAGAAACTGCCGGCCTACGTGCCTCAGGCCGACCGTCAGGAAGCTCCGAAGAAGTAA
- a CDS encoding HAD hydrolase-like protein, with the protein MVYQIEPKNEFLVGIDSDGCVFDTMELKHKECFIPNIINYYELQGVSKYAREAAEFVNLYSKSRGINRFPALVEALEWLQKRPEVIERGAKITIPPSLTKWIAEETKLGNPALEAKVAESGDADLAHCLKWSKAVNETVAGMVRGVAPFPSVRKCLEKLTGKADMLVVSATPNDALNDEWEEHDIRKFVTEICGQEAGNKKETLTNATKYKPNQTLMIGDAPGDYKAAVANDCLFYPINPGDEENSWKRFYDEGIDKFLNLEFAGDYQKALLEEFDRYLPEKPSWPVVG; encoded by the coding sequence ATGGTCTACCAGATTGAACCGAAGAACGAATTTCTCGTCGGTATCGACTCGGATGGTTGCGTGTTCGATACGATGGAGCTGAAGCACAAAGAATGCTTCATCCCGAACATCATCAACTACTACGAGTTGCAGGGCGTCAGCAAGTATGCCCGCGAAGCCGCCGAGTTTGTGAACCTGTACTCGAAGAGCCGCGGTATCAACCGTTTTCCTGCCCTGGTCGAAGCGCTCGAATGGTTGCAGAAGCGTCCCGAAGTGATCGAACGTGGTGCCAAGATCACCATTCCTCCATCGCTGACCAAGTGGATCGCCGAAGAAACCAAGCTTGGCAATCCAGCCCTGGAAGCCAAGGTTGCTGAATCGGGCGACGCCGATCTGGCCCACTGCTTAAAATGGTCGAAGGCAGTCAACGAAACGGTTGCCGGCATGGTCCGTGGCGTGGCTCCTTTCCCTTCGGTTCGCAAGTGCCTGGAAAAGCTGACCGGCAAGGCCGACATGCTGGTCGTTTCGGCGACGCCAAACGATGCTCTGAACGATGAATGGGAAGAGCACGACATCCGCAAGTTCGTGACCGAAATCTGCGGTCAGGAAGCGGGCAACAAGAAGGAAACGCTGACCAACGCCACCAAGTACAAGCCAAATCAGACCCTGATGATTGGCGATGCTCCCGGTGACTACAAAGCAGCCGTGGCCAACGATTGCCTCTTCTACCCGATCAATCCAGGCGACGAAGAAAACAGCTGGAAGCGATTCTACGACGAAGGAATCGATAAGTTCCTGAACCTTGAATTCGCTGGCGATTATCAGAAGGCATTGCTGGAAGAATTCGACCGCTACCTGCCCGAAAAGCCAAGCTGGCCTGTCGTCGGTTAG
- the gnd gene encoding decarboxylating NADP(+)-dependent phosphogluconate dehydrogenase: protein MSDASCDFGLIGLAVMGENLALNVESRGYKVAVYNRTTEKTDEFIQGRAAGKQFIGCHDLKTLVKSLKRPRKVMMLIKAGPAVDAVIEELLPLMEPGDIIIDGGNTHYADTERRTKYVEEKGLLFVGSGVSGGEEGALKGPSLMPGGSKAAWPYIKEIFQAISAKVGPNNDIPCCEWVGPRGAGHYVKMVHNGIEYGDMQLICEAYFLLKHGLGLTNDELYDVFDQWNSGDLQSYLIEITRDIFSVKDDEGDGYLVDKILDVAGAKGTGKWMSQLALDLGVPSTLVTTAVYARALSAAKEARVRASKVLTGPSGKTTTERTKFIEQVREALYASKLCSYAQGFVQLQAASAEHDWDLNYGDCALLWRGGCIIRAQFLDRIKEAFDKDANLENLLLDPYFTEAVTKGQAGWREVVKTAIELGIPTPAFAGALAYYDGYRNDRLPANLLQAQRDYFGAHTFQRTDKEGTFHAEWLHRRREPKA, encoded by the coding sequence ATGTCCGATGCTTCCTGCGATTTTGGTTTGATCGGTCTCGCCGTGATGGGCGAAAACCTGGCCCTGAACGTCGAAAGCCGCGGCTACAAAGTGGCCGTCTACAATCGAACCACCGAGAAGACCGACGAGTTCATTCAAGGCCGTGCTGCTGGCAAGCAGTTCATTGGCTGCCATGACCTGAAAACGCTGGTCAAGTCGCTCAAGCGTCCTCGTAAGGTCATGATGCTGATCAAGGCTGGGCCAGCCGTCGACGCCGTGATCGAAGAACTGCTTCCGCTGATGGAACCAGGCGACATCATCATCGACGGTGGTAACACCCACTACGCCGACACGGAACGTCGTACCAAGTACGTCGAAGAAAAGGGCCTGCTGTTCGTTGGCTCGGGCGTTTCCGGTGGTGAAGAAGGTGCCTTAAAGGGCCCCAGCCTGATGCCAGGCGGTAGCAAGGCAGCCTGGCCATACATCAAGGAAATCTTCCAGGCCATCTCGGCCAAGGTTGGTCCCAATAACGACATCCCATGCTGTGAATGGGTTGGTCCTCGTGGTGCCGGTCACTACGTGAAGATGGTCCACAACGGCATCGAATACGGCGACATGCAGTTGATCTGCGAAGCCTACTTCCTGCTGAAGCACGGCCTGGGGCTGACCAACGACGAACTGTACGACGTGTTCGATCAGTGGAACAGCGGCGACCTGCAAAGCTACCTGATCGAAATCACCCGCGACATCTTCAGCGTGAAAGATGACGAAGGGGATGGCTACCTGGTCGACAAGATCCTGGACGTCGCTGGTGCCAAGGGTACCGGTAAGTGGATGAGCCAATTGGCTCTGGATCTGGGCGTGCCAAGCACCCTGGTGACCACCGCTGTTTACGCTCGTGCTTTGTCGGCTGCCAAGGAAGCTCGCGTTCGTGCCAGCAAGGTTCTGACCGGCCCAAGCGGCAAGACCACGACCGAACGGACCAAGTTCATCGAACAGGTTCGCGAAGCGTTGTACGCCTCGAAGCTGTGCAGCTACGCTCAGGGCTTCGTGCAGTTGCAAGCCGCTTCGGCCGAACATGATTGGGACTTGAACTACGGCGATTGTGCCCTGTTGTGGCGTGGTGGCTGTATCATTCGTGCCCAGTTCCTCGATCGCATCAAGGAAGCCTTCGACAAGGACGCCAACCTGGAAAACTTGCTGTTGGATCCGTACTTCACCGAAGCCGTCACCAAGGGCCAGGCCGGATGGCGAGAAGTGGTCAAGACCGCCATCGAACTCGGTATCCCAACGCCAGCGTTTGCCGGTGCTTTGGCTTACTACGATGGCTACCGCAACGATCGCCTGCCAGCCAACTTGCTGCAGGCCCAGCGCGATTACTTTGGTGCTCACACCTTCCAACGCACCGACAAGGAAGGTACTTTCCACGCCGAATGGCTGCACCGTCGCCGCGAGCCAAAGGCTTAG
- a CDS encoding SDR family oxidoreductase, whose protein sequence is MAADYLTKLFGLDGQVAIVIGASGVLGGAIAEGLALAGATVVVSGLNPERGESRAERIQAAGGKAEFISADTLSRESLAELRDQCLEKFGRIDMLVNCAGVNSSVPYEEISDDDWQRVMDTNLTGTHLACQVFAPYFASREEGGAVLNIGSVTAHLPLSRVFAYSASKAAVLNLTKNLAREYATKGVRFNVLCPGFFPAEQNRKILDKERVDNIIGQTPMARFGEPEELVGASILLLSRAAGSFITGATVYVDGGFTAMRF, encoded by the coding sequence ATGGCCGCTGATTACTTAACCAAACTGTTCGGGCTCGATGGGCAAGTCGCCATCGTTATCGGTGCTTCTGGTGTTCTGGGTGGGGCAATTGCAGAAGGTTTGGCCCTGGCCGGAGCGACGGTTGTTGTCAGTGGCTTAAATCCGGAACGGGGCGAAAGCCGCGCCGAACGGATCCAGGCAGCCGGCGGCAAGGCAGAGTTCATCTCGGCCGATACCCTCTCGCGGGAATCGCTCGCCGAACTTCGTGATCAGTGTCTCGAAAAGTTCGGCCGGATCGACATGCTGGTCAACTGTGCCGGCGTGAACTCGTCGGTCCCTTACGAAGAGATTAGCGACGACGATTGGCAACGGGTAATGGATACCAACCTGACCGGTACCCATCTGGCTTGCCAGGTCTTTGCACCTTACTTTGCTTCGCGCGAAGAAGGTGGCGCGGTGCTGAATATCGGCAGCGTGACCGCTCATCTGCCTCTTTCCCGCGTGTTCGCCTATTCCGCCTCGAAGGCGGCTGTGTTGAACCTGACCAAGAACCTGGCTCGGGAATATGCCACCAAGGGTGTTCGCTTCAATGTCTTATGCCCCGGATTCTTTCCGGCTGAGCAGAATCGCAAGATTCTGGACAAAGAGCGAGTCGATAACATCATCGGTCAAACGCCGATGGCCCGGTTCGGTGAACCGGAAGAGTTGGTTGGGGCATCCATTCTTTTGTTGTCCCGTGCTGCGGGCAGCTTTATTACCGGAGCGACGGTTTACGTCGACGGTGGTTTCACGGCCATGCGATTTTAA
- the zwf gene encoding glucose-6-phosphate dehydrogenase, whose protein sequence is MSHTIVIFGASGDLTSRKLIPALYLLSRKGRLPENTRIVGMSRTEFSHDAWRADLKETTAKFTDNKFDEETWAKFAANVYYHPGDLTKLEDLKGLKSFLEEVEAGPAERVYYLSTAPRLYISAIDCLGESGLANQEEGSRRIVLEKPFGYDLNTAKQLNKDVNRVFPEDTVYRIDHYLGKETVQNLLVMRFANSIFEPLWNRNYIDHVQITVAEEVVVGRRGGYYDQAGVLRDMFQNHLLQLLMVTAMEAPVKFDADMVRDEKVKVLRSIRPMTHDEIVKETVRGQYAGYRKEEGVPADSQTETFAAMRLWVDNWRWNGVPFYLRSGKGMSCRTTQIVIQYNQAPHTLFDKKKCHLDACRLVMQIQPAEGIQLQIQSKVPDEGMVTRMTPLAFRFRQEFQGELPDAYQRLLLDALQGDASLFARSDEVELAWGIIDPIIETWRSEKPPTLHTYETGYWGPNESNDWMAEHGRLWFDVCPVLH, encoded by the coding sequence ATGTCTCACACGATTGTCATCTTCGGTGCCTCTGGCGACTTGACCAGCCGGAAGCTGATTCCCGCCCTCTATCTGCTCTCCCGCAAGGGACGGCTGCCTGAGAACACCCGGATTGTCGGGATGTCTCGAACCGAGTTCTCGCATGATGCGTGGCGGGCCGATCTGAAAGAAACCACTGCCAAGTTTACCGACAACAAGTTCGACGAAGAGACATGGGCCAAGTTTGCCGCCAATGTCTACTATCACCCGGGCGACTTGACCAAGCTGGAAGATCTGAAGGGACTGAAATCGTTCCTGGAAGAAGTCGAAGCCGGCCCAGCGGAACGCGTCTATTACCTGTCGACGGCACCTCGCTTGTACATCTCGGCGATCGATTGCCTCGGCGAATCGGGCCTGGCCAACCAGGAAGAAGGTTCACGGCGAATCGTTCTGGAAAAGCCATTTGGCTACGACCTGAACACCGCCAAGCAGTTGAACAAAGATGTGAACCGTGTTTTCCCGGAAGACACCGTTTACCGCATTGACCATTACCTTGGCAAAGAAACCGTGCAGAACCTGTTGGTGATGCGGTTTGCCAACTCGATCTTCGAGCCGCTCTGGAATCGTAACTACATCGATCACGTCCAGATCACGGTGGCCGAAGAAGTGGTCGTCGGGCGCCGTGGTGGCTACTACGATCAAGCGGGTGTGCTGCGAGACATGTTCCAGAATCACTTGCTGCAGCTGCTGATGGTGACCGCCATGGAAGCTCCGGTGAAGTTCGATGCCGACATGGTCCGCGACGAAAAGGTGAAGGTCCTTCGCTCCATTCGTCCGATGACGCACGACGAGATCGTCAAAGAAACGGTTCGTGGCCAATACGCCGGATACCGCAAAGAAGAAGGCGTTCCGGCCGACAGCCAGACCGAGACCTTCGCCGCGATGCGTTTGTGGGTCGACAACTGGCGTTGGAATGGCGTGCCGTTCTATCTGCGAAGCGGCAAAGGAATGTCGTGCCGCACGACGCAGATCGTCATCCAGTACAACCAGGCCCCGCACACGCTGTTCGATAAAAAGAAGTGTCACCTCGATGCGTGCCGCCTCGTGATGCAGATTCAGCCTGCCGAAGGGATCCAGCTCCAGATTCAGAGCAAGGTCCCTGACGAAGGCATGGTCACGCGAATGACTCCCCTCGCCTTCCGCTTCCGGCAAGAGTTCCAAGGCGAACTGCCCGACGCCTACCAGCGTCTGCTGCTGGATGCCTTGCAAGGAGATGCCAGCTTGTTTGCACGCAGCGACGAAGTCGAACTGGCCTGGGGGATCATCGATCCGATCATCGAAACATGGCGTTCCGAGAAGCCACCGACCCTGCACACCTACGAGACCGGTTATTGGGGGCCAAACGAGTCAAACGACTGGATGGCCGAGCATGGCCGGCTGTGGTTCGACGTCTGCCCGGTGTTGCACTAA
- a CDS encoding tRNA-dihydrouridine synthase: protein MPLRLGNLELDFPLVQAALSGYSDMSMRVIARRMGAPYTICEVMLDKFLVELNDRKKNKHFLAIADEEHPVGGQLMGAEPEQFAAGAARLVEAGFDVIDINFGCPVKKVLGRCRGGFHLSQPEVALDIVRRTRDVVPADMPLTVKMRRGIDDTQESRDKFFEILDGAFEIGVDAITVHGRTVQQRYIGPSRWEFLSEVKRHVGDKTILGSGDLFSAQDCFDMMNQTGVDGVTVARGAIGNPWIFQQARALAAGEPLPPPPTTFEQLEIIDEHLRLVVELYGEAKAMTNFRKFGVKYSFLHPQMEELRARFVRIREMADWLALREEFYSEDQPGKYLSAEIHNGQVNCSAG, encoded by the coding sequence ATGCCCCTACGACTTGGCAATTTAGAGCTCGATTTTCCGCTGGTTCAGGCCGCTCTCTCAGGCTACAGCGATATGTCGATGCGGGTGATTGCCCGCCGCATGGGGGCCCCTTACACAATCTGTGAGGTGATGCTCGACAAGTTCCTGGTCGAGCTGAACGATCGCAAAAAGAACAAGCACTTCCTGGCGATCGCCGATGAAGAGCACCCCGTAGGTGGACAATTGATGGGGGCCGAGCCCGAGCAGTTCGCTGCGGGGGCGGCACGTCTGGTCGAAGCGGGTTTCGACGTGATCGATATCAACTTCGGCTGTCCGGTCAAAAAGGTGCTGGGGCGGTGCCGTGGCGGCTTTCACTTGAGTCAGCCAGAGGTGGCCTTGGATATCGTCCGTCGCACGCGCGATGTCGTTCCTGCGGATATGCCACTGACGGTCAAAATGCGTCGCGGGATCGACGACACCCAAGAGAGCCGCGACAAGTTCTTCGAGATCCTGGACGGGGCCTTCGAGATCGGCGTCGACGCGATCACCGTGCATGGTCGCACCGTGCAGCAGCGCTACATTGGCCCAAGCCGGTGGGAATTCCTCTCGGAAGTCAAACGGCACGTCGGCGACAAGACCATCCTGGGAAGCGGTGACTTGTTCTCGGCTCAGGACTGCTTCGACATGATGAATCAGACCGGCGTCGATGGCGTGACGGTCGCTCGTGGGGCGATCGGCAATCCGTGGATCTTCCAGCAAGCCCGGGCGCTGGCCGCGGGCGAACCGTTGCCGCCGCCACCGACCACGTTCGAGCAGTTGGAAATCATCGACGAACATCTGCGATTAGTCGTCGAACTGTATGGCGAAGCGAAGGCGATGACCAACTTCCGCAAGTTCGGCGTGAAGTATTCGTTCCTGCATCCGCAGATGGAAGAACTGCGAGCCCGCTTCGTTCGCATTCGAGAGATGGCGGACTGGTTGGCTCTTCGCGAAGAGTTCTACAGCGAAGATCAGCCAGGGAAATATCTCTCGGCCGAAATTCACAACGGCCAGGTCAACTGCTCGGCAGGTTAG